In Burkholderia pseudomultivorans, the DNA window GGACAGGCGCTGGATCGTTTCGCGCCGCGCGAGCCGCGCCTCCTCGTCGGGATTGACGATCACGCCCGCTTCGACGAGCACGGCCGGAATCGGCGCGGTGCGCAGCACGACGAGATCGTCGAAGCGATGGATGCCGAGTTGCGGATCGACCAGCGGGCGATTCTCGCCGCGAATCGGCTGCGCGTGATACAGCGACGGCCGTTCGCCGGCCGCGACCAGCCGTTCGGCGATCGCCTTCGCGCAACGCAGGCTTTCCGCATAGTGCGGATTGCGCGCCGACACGAACACCGCGAAGCCGCGGAATTCGCGCTGCCGGCCCGCGTCGATGAACTGCTGCTGGATCGAATCGTGATGGATCGATATGAACAGGTTCGCGTCGGGCGCCTGTGTCGAACGCTGGTCGAGCGCGATCTCGCGGCCGTCGGCCGACGTGCGCAGCACGCGATCGCCGTGCGCGGCGAGTTTCTCGGCGACCGCGGCGGACAGGTCGAGGTTGTACAGGTACTCGACGCGTCCGCTCGCGCCTGTCGCGCCGGGGTGGGCCGGCGTGTGTCCGGTATCGACGACGATATAGCGCTGCGGGGTAGCGGGCGTCACGGCATCCGCCGCGTGCAGCGCCGGCGATGCGCCGAGCAGCGGCACGCAGGTCAGCAGGTGCGCGGCGGCCCGCGCGAGCGGGCGAAGGCGTCGGAGGGTTCGGTTCGTCATTGTTGTTGTCGAGGCGGGCACACAGCCGCGTCGAAGGGCGCGGCATCGTCGGCCTGCTTGCGCAGTCGGAATGTCGCGCGATTATAGCGGGTGCCGGCTGCGGCGCAATGACGGCATCGCGCCGCCTCGCCCGTCAGCGCGGCGGCGCTTCGGCTTCGGCCCAGCGCTTGAACGAGTCGAGACGCCGGCGCGTCTGCATCAGGTAGAACGCGCCGATCAGCGGTTCGAGCAGCCAGCGCAGCCAGCCGGGCCGCGCGCGAAAGTGGTAGGTGAACTTGACTTCGGTCGAGCCCGGCGCGCGCTCGGTGAAGTTCCAGCTGCCGCTGAAGCGCGCGAGCACCTTCGGGCCGTCGACCATTTCGACGGCCGCGACCTGCGGCGGCCGGTACGAGATGTAGCGTGACACCATCGTCGCGCCCGAGTTGCTGCGACAGAATGCATCGACGCCGACATCGGCGGCCGTGCCGTCGAGCAGGTACGCGTCGGCGAGGAAGCTGTCCCACACGAGCCGCCGCCCGTAGTCTTGCGACCACGTGAACAGGCGGCGGCGATCGACGCCGACGATCCGGCTGACTGAGATCCTCATGATGGCGGGCGCCTTCGCGCGGGTGGTGGATGCAATCGAGTGTAACGCGGCCGTACCGGATACTTCTTCAGACTTCGTCAAGTCGAATCGCCGCTCGATTGACGCATCTCGAAAATAATCCTACGATACGCGTCATGCCTTCGGGACAGACCCGAAGCGTTTCCATCTCTTGAGGGAGCCTCATGAGTACGCAACAGAACCGGCGCTTCGACGCGCTCGTTTTCATCGGTCGTTTCCAGCCTCCGCATCGTGGTCACCTGAACGTGTTGAAATCGGCATTGAGCCGCGCCGAGCGCGTCTGCGTGCTGATCGGGTCGACCGACAAGCCTCGTACCATCAAGGATCCGTTTTCGTTCGACGAGCGCCGGCAGATGCTGGCTTCGCTGCTCGACGCAGCCGAACGCGAGCGCGTGACGATCGCGCCCGTGCAGGATTCGACATACAACGACGGCGACTGGGTGCGCTGGGTGCAGGATGCCGTCGCGTCCGCGCTTGGCGATGTCGCGCAGCGCAAGGTCGGGCTGATCGGCCACGAGAAGGACGCCACCTCGTATTACCTGCGGATGTTTCCGCAATGGGAACTGGTCGACGTCGATGCAACCGAAGACATTTCCGCGACCGAGATCCGCGACCAGTATTTCGCCGAACGCACCAACAGCTTCGTGCAGTGGGCCGTGCCCGAGCCGGTGTTCGGCTGGCTCGAACGCTTTCGCACGCAGCCGGAGTTCGCGCAGCTGAAGGCCGAGGCCGAGTTCATCGCCGCCTATCGCAAGGCATGGGCCGCCGCGCCTTATCCGGTCACGTTCGTGACCGTCGATGCGGTGGTCGTGCACTCGGGCCACATCCTGCTGGTGCGCCGGCGCAGCGAACCGGGCCGCGGCCTGTGGGCGCTGCCGGGCGGGTTCGTGAACCAGGACGAGCGGCTCGATGCGGCCTGCATTCGCGAACTGCGCGAGGAGACCGGCCTGAAGCTGCCGGAACCGGTGCTGCGCGGCTCGATCAAGGATCGCCAGGTGTTCGATCATCCGACGCGCTCGCTGCGCGGCCGCACGATCACGCACGCGTGCCTGTTCAATTTCCCGACCGGTGAGCTGCCGCGCGTGAAGGGCAGCGACGACGCCGACAAGGCGCGCTGGGTGCCGCTCAACGAATTCGCGCAGATGCGCAACGTGATGTTCGAGGATCACTTCGACATCGCGTATCACTTTCTGGGGAAGCTGTGATCCGCTGATTCCCCGCATTCCCGTCCGCCGCGACAGACGCGGCGGCATTCCAACGGCCTAGAGGAGCTCTAGCCATGCAAAATGATCTCGGCGGCTTTGCCGCGGTTCTCGCCAATCCGATTCTCAACACGGATTCGTACAAGGCTTCCCACTTCCTGCAATATCCGCCCGACGCGACGGCGATGTTCTCGTACGTCGAATCGCGCGGCGGACGCTACGACCGCACGCTGTTCTTCGGCCTGCAGATGCTGCTGAAGGAATATCTGTGCAAGCCGGTCACGCACGCGATGGTCGACGAGGCGCGCGACTTCTTCGCGGTGCACGGCGAGCCGTTCAACGAGGCGGGCTGGCGCTACATCGTCGAGCGTTACGACGGCTGGCTGCCCGTGAAGATCCGCGCGGTGCCCGAAGGCTCGATCGTGCCGGTGCACAACGTGCTGATGACCGTCGAATGCGACGATCCCGCCGTGTTCTGGCTCGCGTCGTATCTCGAGACGATGCTGCTGCGCGTGTGGTATCCGGTGACGGTCGCGACGCAGAGCTGGCACCTGCGGCAGACGATCCGCCGCTTCCTCGAAAAGACCGACGACGATCTCGCGCAACTGCCGTTCAAGCTGCACGATTTCGGCGCGCGCGGCGTGTCGAGCGCGGAGTCGGCCGCGATCGGCGGGGCCGCGCACCTGGTCAGCTTCATGGGTTCGGATACGGTGCTGGGCGTGCTGGCCGCGAACCGCTTCTATCGCGAACCGATGGCCGCTTATTCGGTGCCGGCCGCCGAGCACAGCACGATCACGTCGTGGGGGCGCGAAGCCGAGGTCGATGCGTACCGGAACATGATCGCGCGGTTCGGCCTGCCGGGTGCGATCGTGTCGGTCGTGTCGGATTCCTACGATTTGTTTGCCGCGCTCGACATGTGGGGCGGCGAGCTGCGCCAGGCGGTGATCGACTCGGGGGCGACGCTGGTCGTGCGACCCGATTCGGGCGAACCGGTGTCGATCGTGCTGCAGACGGTGCGCGCGCTCGATGCGTCGTTCGGATCGACGTTGAACGGCAAGGGGCGGCGCGTGCTGAATCACGTGCGCGTGATCCAGGGCGACGGGGTCGACGAGCAGTCGATCGGCGCGATTCTGTCCGCGCTCGATGATGCGGGCTATGCGGCCGGCAACGTCGTGTTCGGGATGGGCGGCGCGCTCTTGCAGCAAGTCAATCGCGACACGCAGCGTTTCGCGATGAAGTGCTCGGCGATCCGGCGTGGCGGCGTGTGGCACGACGTGTGCAAGGATCCGGTCACCGACCAGGGCAAGCGCTCGAAGAAAGGGCGGCTCACGTTGCTGCGTCATCGCCGCACCGGCGAGTACCGGACTGCGACGCTGCCCGTCGCATGGGACGATCGCGCGGTGGAAGGCGAGTGGGCCGAGGCGCTCGAAACGGTGTTCGATACGGGACGGCTGCTGGTCGACGCATCGTTCGCCGAGGTGCGGGCGAGGGCGCACGCGGGCGAAGCATAAGCCGGGCTACGGGGTGCGCGATGGCGCTTTGTGCTGCGTCGGACGTCAAGATACAGCTTGACGCCCGACCGATCGAATGCGCGTGCGCATCGCTTCGGCGACCGCGTCGCGCACGCAGGCCGCCGCGATTTCCGATGCGCGCGTGCGTGCGGCGCGCGCGAGCCGCGCGATCACCAGCGGCTGGATCACCGTCGATTCACGGATCGGACATTCGACGACGAGCGGCGAGCGCGTGACGGCCGGGCTTTGCGTGATCAGCAGCGACACGCCGAGCCCGCTCGCGACCATCGCACGCACGAGTTCGATCGATACAGCCCGATAGCGGACGTTCGGCGACAGCCCGCACTGCCAGAACGGCGCCATCAGAAAATCGCGGCTGTGCGGCAGGTCGATCAGGATGAACGGCTGTGCCGCGAGATCGCGCAGCGAAATCGCGCGCTTGCGCTTCGCGAGCGCGGAATTCGCCGGCACGAGCGCGTACGGCCGCAATTCGGCCAGACATTCGCGTTCGATATCTTCGGGCAGGCCCACGTCATACATCAGCGCGAAATCGATCTGCTGCTTGTGCAGGGCGACGTCGAGCTGGGCGAGATCACCTTCGATGAACCGGATCGCGAGCCGCGGATGGCGCTGTTGCGCGAGTTCCAGCACGCGCGGCAGATACACGGGTGCGATGGTGCTGAACACGCCGATCTGCACGACGCCGCCCGGTTCGTCGCCGACGTCGTCGGTCGCGAACGCGGACGCCGACGCGAGCAACTGGCGCGCTTCGGCAAGCTTGCGTTCGCCGAAATGGGTAAGCGTCATCCGCGTGCCGGCGCCGCGCGTGAACAGCGGATCGTCGAACAGCGCCTCGAGCTCGCGGATCGCCACCGAAATCGACGGCTGCGACACGTTGAGCCGGGTTGCGGCCGCGGTCGTGCTGCCGGCTTCGGCGGCCGCGACGAAATAGCGTAACAGTCTCAGCGATAGCGCCATGTCGAACCCATACGAAAAACTTATAGGCGTTAATTTATTCCAGTATTTTATCTGATTGCCCCGCTCGACCAGAATCACCGCATCGGCCAACTTGGCCCGACCTTCAGGAGAAAGATGCCGTGACTGTGTCCAGGCTGCCGCTCGACGGCATACGCGTGATCGATTTTTCCCGGGTACTGGCGGGGCCGTTGTGTTCGGCGCTGCTCGGCGACCTCGGCGCCGAGGTGATCAAGATCGAGCCGCCGGCGGGCGACGACTATCGTGCGATCGGGCCGTTCGCGAACGGCGAGAGCGGACTGTTCGGCGCAATGAACCGCAACAAGCGCAGCGTCGTGATCGACCTGAAGACCGACGACGGGCAGGCGCTCGCGCAAGCGCTGTGCGCGCAGGCCGATGTCGTCGTCGAGAATTTCCGGCCCGGCGTCGCCGAGCGGCTCGGAATCGGCTATGCGGCGCTGTCGGCGCGCCATCCGCGGCTGATCTACGCGAGCGTGTCGGGGTTTGGGCAGACCGGGCCGGAATCGCGCCGGCCCGCGTACGACATCATCCTGCAGGCGATGTGCGGACTGATGGATGCGACCGGCGCACCGGACGGCGAGCCGACGCTGGTCGGCGATTCGGTATCCGACGTGATCAGCGGGATCTTCGCGTCATGGGGCGTGCTGGCCGCGCTCGTCGCGCGCGATCGCACCGGCGCCGGCACGCATGTCGACGTGTCGATGTTCGACGCGACGCTGAACCTGACCGCGGCGCTGGTCGCGCGCTATGCGACCACCGGCGTCGCGCAGCCGCGCGTCGGCAATCGCCATCCGACTTCCGCGCCGTTCGGCGCGTATCGCGCGGTCGACGGGCACTTCGTCGTTGCCGTGCTCAACAACAAGCTGTTCGGCCTGCTGGCCGAGACGATCGGTCATCCGGCGCTGATCGACGATCCGCGTTTCGCATCCGATGCGTCGCGCTGCGCGCATGAGGCTGCGTTGCGCGTGTGCATCGAGCAGTGGGCCGCCACGCGCTCGGTCGCGGACGTCAATGAGGAACTCGGTGCGGCGGGCATTCCGGTCGCGCCGATCCGCAGCGTGCAGCAGGCGCTCGAGAGCGACCACGCGCGCGTGCGGCGCGTGCTCGTCGAGACGGCCGCAGCCGACGGTTCGACGATCCGGTTGCCTGCGCAGCCGCTGAAGTTTTCCGCCTATCCCGACACGCGCACGACACGCGCGCCGCAACTCGGCGAACACACGCGCGCAGTGCTCGAACGCGTGCTAGGCCTCGATGAGGCCGCGATCGCCGCGCTGGCGCAGGCCGGCGCGATCCACACGCCTGCCGCGACGTCGCGCCGGACCAACACCCACCAGGAGATGAACGATGCTTAAACGACTGGGCGTCGGCGATGCCGACCTCGAAATTGCCGATGCGATCCGTCGCTTTGCACGAGCCGAACTTGCGCCGCATGCGGCGCAGGTCGATCGCGACGAAACGTCGACGACGCGCTACGTGCCGGCACTCGCCGAACTCGGGGTGATGGGGATGAACCTGCCGGAACGATGGGGCGGCACCGGCGCATCGCCGGCCGCGATCATCCTCGCGCTGGCCGAGATCGCGCAGGCCTGCGCGGCGACGTCGTCGATGATCGGCGCGCACTATCTGGCGACCGACTCGGTGCTGATCGGCGGCGACGACGCATTGCGTGCGCGCTATCTGTCGGACGCGGCGACCGGTGCGAAGCTCGGCGCATTCGCGCTGACCGAACCGCAGGCCGGCTCGAACCCGGCCGGCATGACCACGCAGGCGGTGCGCGACGGCGACGGCTATCGCATTCACGGCGTCAAGCATTTCATTTCGAACGCGGATGCTGCGCAATTCATCGTCGTCTATGCGAAAACCGCGCCGGAACTCGGCACACGCGGGATCAGCGCATTCGTCGTCGATCGCGACACGCCGGGCGTGTCGGTGTCCGCGCCGGAGAAACTGATGGGCATTCACGGCGCGCCTGCCCACGAAGTCGCGTTCGATTGCGTGGTGCCGGCGTCGAACCGGCTCGGCGAAGAGGGCAGCGGCTTTCGCACCGCAATGAAGGTGCTCGACAACAGCCGCCTCGATGTCGCGGCGACGAGCCTCGGGATCGCCGAAGCGGCGCTCGGCGATGCGATCGACTGGGCGAAGCAGCGCCACGTCGGCGGCGAGCCGCTGGCGAACAAGCAGGGCCTGCAGTGGCGATTCGCCGACATGAAGACGCAGCTCGAAGCCGCATGGCTGCTCACGTTGCAGGCCGCCGCACGGCGTGCGGCCGGCGAGCCGTTCACCGACCTGGCGTCGATGGCGAAGCTGTATGCGTCGGAAATGGTCGCGTTCGTGACCGACGCCGCCTTGCAGGTCCACGGCGGGTATGGCTTCACGCGCGAAATGCGGATCGAGCGCCTCGTGCGCGATGCGCGGATCCTGCGGATCTACGAAGGCTCGTCGGAGATCCAGCGCACGGTGATCGCACGCACGATGCTGGCGTGACGGCGAACGAAACGAGACAAGGCGAGGAGACGAATGGTGAAGATTCTGGTGCCAGTGAAAAGAGTGGTCGATTACAACGTGAAGGTCCGCGTGAAGTCGGACAACACGGGCGTCGATATCGCGAACGTGAAGATGTCGATGAACCCGTTCGACGAGATCGCTGTTGAAGAAGCGGTGCGCCTGAAGGAAGCAGGCGTCGCGACCGAAGTGGTGGCCGTGTCGGTCGGTGTGGCGCAAGCGCAGGAAACGCTGCGCACGGCGCTGGCGATCGGCGCGGATCGCGCGATCCTCGTCGAGTCGAACGACGGCGTCGAGCCGCTGGCTGTGGCGAAGATACTGAAGGCGCTGGTCGACAAGGAGCAGCCGCAGCTCGTGATCCTCGGCAAGCAGGCGATCGACGACGATTCGAACCAGACCGGTCAGATGCTCGCCGCGCTGGCAGGGCTGCCGCAGGCGACGTTCGCCTCGAAGGTGACGATTGCCGACGGCAAGGCGACGGTTGCACGCGAAGTGGACGGCGGCGCGGAAACGCTGTCGCTTCAACTGCCCGCAGTCGTCACCACGGATTTGCGCCTGAACGAGCCGCGCTACGTGACGCTGCCGAACATCATGAAGGCGAAGAAGAAGCCGCTGGAAACGGTGAAGCCCGAAGACCTCGGCGTGGACGTCGCGCCGCGTCTGAAGACGCTGAAGGTGGCCGAGCCGCCGAAGCGCGCAGCCGGCGTGAAGGTGCCGGACGTGAAGACGCTGGTCGAGAAGCTGAAGACCGAAGCCAAGGTGCTGTAAAGGGAGCGGATAGAAATGACGATTCTGGTAATTGCAGAACACGACAACGCGTCGATCAAGGCCGCGACGCTGAACACGGTGGCAGCGGCGCAGAAGATCGGCGGCGACATTCACGTGCTGGTCGCCGGTCACAACGCGCAGGGCGCAGCCGATGCGGCCGCGAAGATCGCCGGCGTGGCGAAGGTGCTGCTGGCCGATGCGCCGCAGCTCGAAGCGGGCCTCGCGGAAAACGTCGAAGCGACCGCGCTGAACATCGCGAAGGACTATTCGCACATCCTCGCGCCGGCGACTGCGTACGGCAAGAACATCGCACCGCGTATCGCCGCGAAGCTCGACGTCGCGCAGATCTCGGACATCACGGCGGTCGATTCGGCCGACACGTTCGAGCGCCCGATCTACGCCGGCAACGCGATCGCGACGGTGCAGTCGAGCGATCCGATCAAGGTGATCACGGTGCGTGCGACGGGTTTCGATCCGGTTGCGGCTGAAGGCGGCAGCGCGCCGGTCGAGAAGATCGAAGCGGCGGCAGATGCAGGCAAGTCGCAGTTCGTGAGCCGTGAAGTGACGAAGCTGGATCGTCCGGAACTGACCTCGGCGAGCACCATCGTCTCGGGCGGTCGTGGCCTGGGCAGCGGCGAGAACTACACGAAGGTGCTGGAGCCGCTGGCGGACAAGCTGTCGGCCGCACTCGGTGCTTCGCGCGCGGCAGTGGACGCGGGCTACGTGCCGAACGACTACCAGGTCGGCCAGACCGGCAAGATCGTCGCACCGCAGCTGTACATCGCGGTCGGCATCTCAGGTGCGATCCAGCACCTGGCCGGCATGAAGGATTCGAAGGTGATCGTCGCGATCAACAAGGATCCCGAAGCACCGATCTTCAGCGTGGCCGACTATGGTCTGGTCGGCGATCTGCACGAGATGGTCCCGGCGCTGACCGCGTCGCTCTGATTTCCACACCCGTTCAGGATCGGTCGATCCTGCGCGCGCGGCTGCATCGTTGCGGCCGACGCGCGAACCACGCGAGGGGCAGCGTCTGCGCCGACGACGAATCGCCGGTGGCGCGGCACGAGCACCGAGCGAACCTCAAGCGCAGTTTTCCACCGGTCAGGAGCCGAGCATGGAACGTACCGCTTCATCCGTCGCCAATCCGTCGCTGATCGAGCGCCGCTCGATCGACTATATTCCCGAAGCCGAGCGCCACGGCAGTCTCTTCAGTCAATTCACCCTGTGGTTCGGCGCGAACCTGCAGGTCACGGCGGTCGTCGTCGGCGCGCTCGCGGTCGTGCTGGGCGGCGACGTATTCTGGTCGTTGATCGGCCTGCTGGCGGGGCAGTTGCTCGGCGGCGCGGTGATGGCGCTGCACGGTGCGCAGGGTCCGCAGCTCGGGTTGCCGCAGATGATCTCGAGTCGCGTGCAGTTCGGCGTGTACGGCGCGATCGTACCGCTCGCGCTCGTCTGCGTGATGTATGTCGGCTTCTCGGCGGGCGGGACCGTGCTGGCCGGGCAGGCGATCGCCGAGCTGCTGGACGTCGGCCGGCCGGCCGCGATCCTGATCTTCTCGGCGCTCGTCGTGTTGCTCACCGGCCTCGGCTACCGGACGATCCATGCGATGGGCCGCGTGTCGAGCATCGTCGGTTCGCTCGCATTCCTGTACCTGTTCGCGAGCCTGCTGCACGGGCACGCGTTCGGCGTACTGCTCGCGAATCGCCATTTCACCGTTGCATCGTTCCTGCTCGCAGTATCGCTGTCCGCGTCGTGGCAGATCGCATACGGGCCGTATGTCGCCGACTATTCGCGCTACCTGCCGCGATCGACGCCGCCCGGCAAGACCTTCGCGGCGGTGTTCTGCGGCACGGTGATCGGTGCGCAGGTGTCGATGACGTTCGGCGTGCTGGCTGCCGCGCTGGCCGGCGACCGCTTCTCCGGCCACGAGGTGTCGTTCATCGTCGGCCTCGGCGCGACGGGCGCGATCGCCGCGGTGCTCTATCTGACGATCGCGCTGGGCAAGCTGACGATCACGACGCTCAACGCGTACGGCAGCGTGATGTCGGTTGCGGCGATCCTGACCGGCTTCGGCGGCCGACGCGAAATCTCGCCGCGCACGCGCATCGCGTTCGTGCTGCTGACCGTGGCCGCGTCGAGCAGCATCGCACTCGCCGGACAGCACGATTTCCTGAAGGCGTTCTCGTCGTTCCTGCTGTTCCTGCTCGTGTTCTTCACGCCGTGGAGCGCGATCAACCTGGTCGACTACTACTGCGTGACGCGCGAACGCTACGACGTGCCGGCGCTGTTCGAACCCGACGGCCGCTACGGCCGCTGGAACGTCGCCGGTATCGTCGTGTATGCGCTCGGCGTGCTCGTGCAGATGCCGTTCGTCGCGACCGGCTTCTACACCGGGGCGTGGGTCGATGCATTGGGCGGCGTGGATGTGTCGTGGATCGTCGGCCTGATCGTGCCGGCCCTGCTGTACTACGCCGTATCGCGCGGATCACAGGCCAGCGTGCCCGACCGGCCGATCCTGCCCGAATCGGCCGCCGACGTCGATTGACCTGACGCACCTGGCCCGCGCGTCGCATCCATCGCGCGTGCCAGCGCATCGAACACGGCCGGCCCCTTGCAGCGCGACACGTTGAAGCGCAGGTACGACGTCGCGCCGCGCGACGCGCTGAACACGTTGCCGGGCGCGAGCACGACATCGTGGTCGAGCGCATGCCGCGCGACGCGCGCGGCGTCGAGCCCATCCGGCAGTTCCGCCCACACGAACAGCCCGCCGCGCGGCTCGGTCCAGATTGCGAGCCCCGCGCGTGCGAGCCGCCGGATCGTTTCGCCCATCGCGTCCGCGAGGCGCGCGCGCAGGCTGTCGAGATGGCGCCGGTAGGTGCCGTCGACGAGCAGCCGATGCACGACGCTTGCGCCGATCTGCGCATGGCCGAACGACGTCGCGAGCTTCAGGTCGACGAGTGCGTCGATCCACTCGGGGCGCGCGGCGACATAACCGCAGCGGATGGCGGCCGACAGCGTCTTCGAGAAGCTGCCGATCGACACGACGCGCGACAGCCCGTCGAAGGCCGCGAGCCGCGGCGCAGGCGTGGTTTCGAAATCCGCGAAGATGTCGTCCTCGACGATCAGCAGTCCGTGCTCGGCCGCGAGCGTCAGCAGCCGATGCGCGACGGGCGGCGCGAGCGTCGCGCCGGTCGGGTTGTGCAGCGCCGCGTTGGTGATGTAAAGGCGCGGTCGATGCTCGACGAGCGTCTGTTCGAAGCGCGCGAGATCGGGCCCGTTCGGCGTGTACGGGACGCTGACGATCCGCGCACGATGCGCGCGCAGCAGCGCGTGGAAGTTGAAGTAGCACGGATCGTCGAGCACCACCGTGTCGCCCGGCTCCAGCAGCAGGCGGCACACGAGGTCGAGTGCCTGCGTGCCGCTGTCGGTCAGCATGATCTGCGCAGGCTCGGCATGGACGCCGTGCTGCGCGAGCCGCCATGCGAGTTGCTGGCGCAGCGCGGGCAGGCCGGACGGCGTCGCGTAGTCGGTGAGTGCGTCGGGCTCGTCGCGCGATGCGGCGCGCAGCGCGCGGCGCAGGCTCTCGTCGGGCAGCCACGACGCGGGCAGCCAGCCGCAGCCGGGCTTGACGGCGGTCGGCGCCGATTCGAGCGACTGGCGCGTGAGCCACAGCGGATCGAGTTCGCGATCGAGGCGCGGGCCGAGATCCGCGAGCGCGAGCGGCGGTGCGTGCCCGGACACGTAGAAGCCCGATCCGCGCCGCGCGACCAGCACGCCTTCGCTCGCGAGCCGTTCGTACGCGTCGACGACCGTCGACTTCGACACATGCAGCGCATCGGCCATCATCCGGATCGACGAGACGCGCGCGCCGGGCATCAG includes these proteins:
- a CDS encoding purine-cytosine permease family protein, which gives rise to MERTASSVANPSLIERRSIDYIPEAERHGSLFSQFTLWFGANLQVTAVVVGALAVVLGGDVFWSLIGLLAGQLLGGAVMALHGAQGPQLGLPQMISSRVQFGVYGAIVPLALVCVMYVGFSAGGTVLAGQAIAELLDVGRPAAILIFSALVVLLTGLGYRTIHAMGRVSSIVGSLAFLYLFASLLHGHAFGVLLANRHFTVASFLLAVSLSASWQIAYGPYVADYSRYLPRSTPPGKTFAAVFCGTVIGAQVSMTFGVLAAALAGDRFSGHEVSFIVGLGATGAIAAVLYLTIALGKLTITTLNAYGSVMSVAAILTGFGGRREISPRTRIAFVLLTVAASSSIALAGQHDFLKAFSSFLLFLLVFFTPWSAINLVDYYCVTRERYDVPALFEPDGRYGRWNVAGIVVYALGVLVQMPFVATGFYTGAWVDALGGVDVSWIVGLIVPALLYYAVSRGSQASVPDRPILPESAADVD
- a CDS encoding PLP-dependent aminotransferase family protein, with the protein product MARSAPTPTPPAASRTRVETVMDTLRARIASRALMPGARVSSIRMMADALHVSKSTVVDAYERLASEGVLVARRGSGFYVSGHAPPLALADLGPRLDRELDPLWLTRQSLESAPTAVKPGCGWLPASWLPDESLRRALRAASRDEPDALTDYATPSGLPALRQQLAWRLAQHGVHAEPAQIMLTDSGTQALDLVCRLLLEPGDTVVLDDPCYFNFHALLRAHRARIVSVPYTPNGPDLARFEQTLVEHRPRLYITNAALHNPTGATLAPPVAHRLLTLAAEHGLLIVEDDIFADFETTPAPRLAAFDGLSRVVSIGSFSKTLSAAIRCGYVAARPEWIDALVDLKLATSFGHAQIGASVVHRLLVDGTYRRHLDSLRARLADAMGETIRRLARAGLAIWTEPRGGLFVWAELPDGLDAARVARHALDHDVVLAPGNVFSASRGATSYLRFNVSRCKGPAVFDALARAMDATRGPGASGQSTSAADSGRIGRSGTLACDPRDTA